From a single Sorghum bicolor cultivar BTx623 chromosome 5, Sorghum_bicolor_NCBIv3, whole genome shotgun sequence genomic region:
- the LOC8083019 gene encoding collagen alpha-1(XXVII) chain: protein MRRGGALLSLVSGRQAGDHHHRHRQEDRRHPRRCRRPRAASQTPASPLLPSSVKAAASSRLATSSPSPSASAGKTTAAPRATARPLWGTSSSSSVKAPWLARSPTRFAGKSAPRLASAIRTPGATSSSSSVKAASSACRSAGKTATPPVRGSRRPSKIQEAKSRRLRDGRNSSEIRKKELTEGRDAAATVAARVLQEASIFDSLLRNESEFSEICNSAKVSDPLPIVDAFLSVYEDTIQWNNITESVASVEISSAKYWVGGVPHLVHELSLPNAPKTKSTAKERTAELAKNLCGQMQTWFLDFVEEALDVENKWKHSSDTSTLLSQFEKISDWLEQIHIRSWRRRRRSGPRR from the exons atgcggcgcggcggcgctctGCTCTCCCTCGtctcaggcaggcaggcag GAGACCACCACCACCGGCACCGTCAAGAGGACCGCCGCCACCCTCGGCGGTGCCGTCGACCCCGCGCCGCCAGTCAAACGCCGGCGTCCCCGCTGCTGCCGTCGTCCGTGAAAGCCGCTGCCTCCTCGCGGTTGGCGACATCGTCTCCGTCTCCCTCCGCTTCCGCTGGGAAAACAACAGCAGCCCCGAGGGCGACGGCGCGGCCGCTCTGGggcacgtcgtcgtcgtcgtccgtgAAAGCCCCCTGGCTAGCGCGGTCTCCCACCCGCTTCGCTGGAAAAAGCGCCCCGCGGCTGGCCAGCGCCATCCGCACGCCGGGGgcgacgtcgtcgtcatcgtccgTGAAAGCTGCCTCGTCGGCGTGTCGCTCCGCCGGGAAAACTGCCACGCCGCCGGTCAGGGGTAGTCGTCGTCCCTCCAAGATCCAG GAAGCAAAGTCGAGGAGACTAAGGGACGGCAGGAATTCATCAGAAATCAGAAAGAAG GAACTTACTGAAGGAAGAGACGCAGCAGCAACTGTTGCAGCTAGGGTACTGCAAGAGGCATCAATCTTCGATTCACTTCTCAGGAATgaaag CGAATTCTCTGAAATCTGCAATTCGGCAAAGGTCTCCGATCCACTCCCAATAGTTGATGCTTTCCTCAGTGTCTACGAAGATACTATCCAGTGGAATAACATCACCGAGTCTGTGGCATCTGTGGAGATATCATCAGCTAAGTACTGGGTCGGTGGTGTTCCTCATCTTGTCCACGAGCTGAGCttgccaaatgcaccaaagaCAAAGAGCACGGCGAAGGAGAGGACAGCTGAGCTTGCCAAGAACTTGTGTGGGCAGATGCAAACATGGTTCCTGGATTTTGTGGAGGAGGCACTGGATGTAGAGAACAAGTGGAAGCACAGCAGCGACACATCGACGCTTCTCTCACAGTTCGAGAAGATCAGCGACTGGTTGGAGCAGATACATATCAGATCatggaggagaaggaggaggagtgGACCAAGGAGATGA